In one window of Bos taurus isolate L1 Dominette 01449 registration number 42190680 breed Hereford chromosome 4, ARS-UCD2.0, whole genome shotgun sequence DNA:
- the OR2A12 gene encoding olfactory receptor family 2 subfamily A member 12, whose amino-acid sequence MGSNQTWISEVILLGFQIDPELEVFLFGLLLLFYSLTLLGNGVILGLICLDSRLHTPMYFFLSHLAIVDMAYASSTVPKMLANLILQKKTISFAPCILQTFLYLAFAVTECLSLVVMSYDRYVAICHPLYYSVIMSWRVCTVLAATCWIFSFLLALVHISLILRLPFCGAQKINHFFCQIISVFKLACANTRLNQIVLFVGSVFVLVGPLCLVLGSYARILAAILRIQSAEGRRKAFSTCSSHLCVVGLFFGTAIVMYLAPKSSHSQEQRKILSLFYSLFNPMLNPLIYSLRNAEVKGALRRFLEKKRSL is encoded by the coding sequence ATGGGAAGCAATCAGACATGGATCTCAGAAGTCATCCTGCTGGGATTCCAAATTGACCCAGAACTTGAAGTTTTCCTCTTTGGCCTCTTGTTGTTATTCTACAGCCTCACGCTGCTGGGGAACGGGGTCATCCTGGGGCTCATCTGCCTGGACTCCAGACTGCatacccccatgtacttcttcctgtcACACCTGGCCATCGTTGACATGGCCTATGCCTCAAGCACTGTCCCTAAGATGCTGGCGAATCTTATACTGCAGAAGAAAACCATCTCTTTTGCTCCATGCATACTTCAGACTTTTCTGTATTTGGCATTTGCAGTCACAGAGTGTCTGAGTCTGGTGGTGATGTCCTACGATCGGTAcgtggccatctgccaccccctGTACTACTCGGTCATCATGAGCTGGAGAGTGTGCACAGTCCTGGCTGCCACATGCTGGATTTTCAGCTTCCTCTTGGCTCTGGTCCatatttctctcattctgaggctACCCTTTTGTGGAGCACAAAAAATAAACCACTTTTTCTGTCAAATCATATCAGTATTCAAATTGGCCTGTGCCAACACCAGGCTCAACCAAATTGTCCTGTTTGTAGGCTCCGTGTTTGTCTTAGTCGGGCCCCTCTGCCTGGTTCTGGGCTCCTATGCACGGATCCTGGCCGCCATCCTGAGGATCCAGTCAGCTGAGGGCCGCAGgaaggccttctccacctgctcctcccacctctgTGTGGTCGGGCTCTTCTTTGGCACTGCCATCGTCATGTACTTGGCGCCCAAGTCCAGCCATTCTCAAGAACAAAGGAAGATTCTGTCATTGTTTTACAGTCTTTTCAACCCTATGCTGAATCCCTTAATCTACAGTTTGAGGAATGCAGAGGTGAAGGGTGCCCTGAGGAGATTTCTGGAGAAGAAGAGATCCTTGTGA